Proteins from one Desulfonema limicola genomic window:
- a CDS encoding carboxypeptidase-like regulatory domain-containing protein: protein MKKILLPYFSMLVLFLISQNYTFAESYKNYIIPSANITIDGNKLDWNGIQPAFRDKVNDQSYDADFDGTDLENFYVAKDNTFFYFLMELYDGNPKSDIGTQYLFRANTIYNNSGTIGDRFLSAYTNPPNSWVGIAENVTDGIKSIVSYPASYLGIGDKFIEWQVLQSDFGSVNQKFIQTWIHSDGNNVSDYDITNIRLIYEGGTISGQLTNSDSQPIQNAIVKASGKCGEIFYESLPTDINGNFTINLDTGNYFISYEVPESGVRYWYSNGNITPVCNNASSVNVTLNNNTPNINLSLPEMQIEFWYVQHRKYEDGREFSKAAFAMKNVINNNYILDNILVSMELYDPEGNKIQPSFSGFGGSYKTASGRYDSNNGRWYFDNSHSDTSYYSINFDTSMKTGNYRLVVTDSSGNQYEAYYYFNSVQNIPVLSSKTVCAFKDGDGNLVWKWEIPSEKFSDVNTTVRTWVSAYANESFIGDIFITVPTHLGWAFAPANLLQALEQFGGETLKIGIHVRSNDNNNRNYTTEINWENANACACDVNGDQKTGLVEAIYSLQVVAGTR, encoded by the coding sequence ATGAAGAAAATTTTATTACCTTATTTCTCAATGCTTGTATTGTTTTTAATTTCTCAGAACTATACCTTTGCAGAATCTTATAAGAATTATATAATTCCATCAGCAAACATTACGATTGACGGGAATAAATTGGATTGGAATGGTATTCAACCAGCTTTCAGGGATAAAGTGAACGACCAATCTTATGATGCTGATTTTGATGGAACTGATTTAGAAAATTTTTATGTTGCCAAAGATAACACTTTTTTCTATTTCCTGATGGAATTATATGATGGAAATCCAAAATCTGATATAGGTACACAATACCTATTTAGAGCAAACACTATTTACAACAACTCTGGAACAATAGGCGACCGTTTTTTAAGTGCTTATACTAATCCTCCAAATAGTTGGGTTGGAATTGCAGAAAATGTTACAGATGGAATTAAGAGTATTGTCTCATATCCTGCATCTTATCTCGGTATTGGAGATAAGTTTATTGAATGGCAAGTTTTGCAGTCAGACTTTGGTAGCGTAAATCAAAAATTTATTCAAACATGGATACACTCGGATGGAAATAATGTTAGCGATTACGACATCACAAACATCAGATTAATATATGAAGGTGGAACTATTTCTGGACAACTGACGAACTCTGATTCACAACCAATACAAAATGCTATTGTTAAAGCCAGTGGAAAATGTGGTGAAATATTTTATGAATCGCTACCAACTGATATAAATGGAAATTTTACAATAAATCTTGATACCGGAAATTACTTTATCTCCTATGAAGTTCCTGAAAGCGGCGTTCGTTATTGGTATTCAAATGGTAATATAACACCTGTTTGTAATAATGCTTCCTCTGTAAATGTAACGCTAAATAATAATACACCAAATATCAACTTATCGCTTCCTGAAATGCAAATAGAGTTTTGGTACGTTCAACATCGAAAATACGAAGACGGCAGAGAATTCAGTAAAGCCGCATTTGCGATGAAAAATGTAATCAATAACAATTATATTCTTGATAATATTTTAGTTTCTATGGAACTTTATGACCCAGAAGGAAACAAAATTCAGCCCAGTTTTTCAGGATTTGGAGGTAGCTACAAAACAGCAAGTGGGCGTTATGATTCCAATAACGGTCGGTGGTATTTTGATAATTCTCACAGTGATACAAGTTACTATTCCATCAACTTTGACACCTCTATGAAAACCGGTAATTACAGATTGGTTGTTACTGACTCTTCAGGAAACCAGTATGAAGCATATTATTATTTCAACTCAGTCCAAAATATCCCAGTACTTTCATCAAAAACCGTCTGTGCTTTCAAAGACGGCGATGGCAATCTCGTTTGGAAATGGGAAATTCCATCAGAAAAATTCTCTGATGTAAATACAACTGTTAGAACTTGGGTTAGTGCATATGCAAATGAATCTTTCATAGGCGACATTTTTATTACGGTTCCGACACACTTGGGATGGGCTTTTGCACCTGCCAATCTTTTACAAGCACTGGAGCAGTTCGGAGGTGAAACTCTAAAAATTGGAATACATGTACGTAGCAATGATAATAACAATCGAAACTACACCACAGAAATCAATTGGGAAAATGCAAATGCTTGTGCCTGTGATGTCAACGGGGATCAAAAAACCGGTTTGGTAGAAGCCATTTATTCCTTACAGGTTGTGGCAGGAACAAGATAA
- a CDS encoding helix-turn-helix domain-containing protein, whose product MINALQQAQGNQSKASKILGISRTSVWSQMKKFNVRTQDYSK is encoded by the coding sequence CTGATTAATGCCCTCCAACAGGCACAGGGCAATCAGTCAAAAGCATCAAAGATTCTTGGTATTTCCCGAACCAGTGTATGGAGTCAGATGAAAAAATTTAATGTAAGAACACAGGATTATTCAAAATAG
- a CDS encoding HNH endonuclease — MSNSISLHLRKFIAERSLNRCEYCLLPQALALHKHEPDHIIPVQHGGETNKENLAFSCMRCNRNKGPNVGSFDPETGKLVPFYNPRKQNWDEHFKIKDAIIIPLTPEARVTVMIFRLNNEDRITERKCMKEAGLL, encoded by the coding sequence TTGTCAAATTCTATTTCACTCCATTTAAGAAAATTTATTGCAGAAAGATCACTCAATCGATGTGAATACTGCCTTTTACCGCAAGCCCTTGCACTACATAAACACGAACCAGATCACATTATACCAGTTCAGCATGGTGGTGAAACAAATAAAGAAAATCTTGCATTTTCATGTATGCGCTGCAATCGAAACAAAGGACCAAATGTCGGTTCCTTTGACCCTGAGACAGGTAAACTTGTTCCTTTTTATAATCCCCGAAAACAGAACTGGGATGAACATTTCAAAATTAAGGATGCAATAATAATTCCCTTGACTCCTGAAGCAAGAGTAACAGTAATGATATTTCGATTAAATAATGAAGACCGTATTACTGAAAGAAAATGTATGAAAGAAGCTGGTTTATTATAA
- the ltrA gene encoding group II intron reverse transcriptase/maturase yields the protein MEQQELFVDKRSLFEKLCSIELLNKGFKAVKKNKGTPGIDGVTVEEFGKDIDENLRQLSGDLENWKYEPSPVLRVEIPKPGKNAGVRLLGIPCVRDRVVQSALKLILEPILDPLFSNHSYGFRPGRSQRQAVEAAQKIVKTGKEYVVDIDLSKFFDRVHHDRLITQLSKHIPDKRILRIIGMTLRSGVMNNGLYSPTGEGTVQGGPLSPLLSNVVLDELDKELERRGLEFCRFADDCNIFVSSQKAAERVMSSISKFISSKLKLVVNQEKSKVALSKFVKFLGMTIIAGTIAISSVSMKRAMAAVKSLTPRGTYMAMERTIEYINKWYTGWSGYYRMTQYPNQLYKIEAHIRRRLRSRLVGQNKRKRHLCNKLVKCGIRRGTAAKTVFSNKRRWALSHTFALERAYPNRWFIEQMGQKIRSDEKHPHWFSPKQWIKLS from the coding sequence ATGGAACAACAGGAACTGTTCGTTGACAAGAGAAGCCTTTTTGAAAAGCTTTGTTCAATTGAGTTACTAAACAAAGGCTTCAAAGCAGTAAAGAAAAACAAAGGGACACCCGGGATTGACGGTGTAACCGTAGAAGAATTTGGGAAAGATATTGATGAAAATCTGAGGCAACTCAGCGGAGACCTGGAAAACTGGAAATATGAGCCATCACCGGTACTTCGAGTTGAAATCCCAAAACCGGGAAAGAATGCAGGTGTTCGATTGTTAGGGATACCATGTGTTCGAGACAGGGTTGTTCAGTCAGCCTTAAAACTGATCTTAGAACCAATTCTTGATCCTTTGTTTTCCAATCACAGTTACGGATTTCGACCTGGACGCAGTCAGCGCCAGGCAGTGGAAGCCGCTCAAAAGATTGTGAAAACAGGAAAAGAGTATGTGGTGGATATTGATCTTTCAAAATTTTTTGATCGTGTCCATCATGACCGGCTGATTACTCAACTATCAAAGCACATACCGGACAAACGTATTTTGCGCATTATCGGTATGACTTTACGAAGTGGGGTAATGAATAACGGGCTTTACAGTCCAACAGGTGAAGGAACAGTCCAGGGAGGGCCGTTAAGCCCTTTGTTGAGCAATGTTGTTCTTGATGAACTTGACAAAGAGTTAGAACGTCGAGGACTTGAATTTTGCCGGTTTGCAGATGACTGCAACATATTCGTAAGCAGCCAAAAGGCAGCAGAACGTGTAATGAGCAGTATAAGCAAATTTATCAGCAGCAAATTGAAACTCGTTGTGAATCAGGAAAAGAGCAAAGTGGCACTTTCCAAATTTGTTAAATTTCTTGGAATGACCATTATTGCAGGAACGATAGCCATATCATCAGTTTCAATGAAACGAGCAATGGCAGCAGTTAAAAGCCTGACTCCACGGGGAACATACATGGCGATGGAAAGAACGATTGAATATATAAATAAATGGTACACAGGATGGTCAGGGTATTACCGCATGACCCAATATCCGAACCAGTTATATAAAATCGAAGCCCATATCAGACGCAGATTAAGGTCTCGACTGGTAGGGCAAAATAAAAGAAAGCGCCATTTATGCAATAAGCTGGTAAAATGTGGAATTCGACGTGGCACAGCAGCTAAAACAGTTTTCTCAAACAAAAGGCGCTGGGCATTATCCCATACCTTTGCACTTGAAAGAGCCTATCCTAACCGCTGGTTTATAGAACAAATGGGTCAAAAGATCAGGTCTGATGAAAAGCACCCGCACTGGTTTTCACCAAAACAATGGATTAAACTATCATGA
- a CDS encoding ASKHA domain-containing protein: MGKCSCHPEIETSYICMKHNVYLCEECLKCRDPELFCKFRSSCPIWFIDKKMAGLDEDKKIEKEMFKVIFEPDNKEVEVPKGASLLEAAQKADVHINASCNGKGACGKCKLILKSGSVKKEPTALLSDQEKAKDYVLACQTFVQGDVTVKTPDEIIEKKLKVAGMGKEATDRLKGLVKNIEPMVKEITLELEPPTMDDPVSDLDRLNRGLKKTGCDVSKMNVGIKVMQELAAAMRDENWKVTVSVIRKKCSNEILGVTPGNNRPASLGLAIDVGTTSVVVYLVNMADGSVISAASGHNKQAACGDDVINRIICAEKNGPVKLSKMALATINNLISEALSGADADAGQIKNIVISGNTTMAHLLMKIEPRYIRREPYIPCVSEFPILKAGETGIKADPAAAVFIMPGPAGYVGGDIVSGLIYAGFHREEPLTLFIDVGTNGEIVLGNKDWLMTASCSAGPAFEGGGVRWGMRAEEGAVEKVVIDPETLNPRLSIVGDVKPRGICGSGMIDLISEMLLKKIIEPNGKFRLDASHPRMKKENDELSYIVAFADETSMEEDIVFTETDIHSLVLSKGAIYAGFTVLLNQAGLDFSMVERVIITGGFGQFLDVDKAVNIGMLPDIDRSKFKYLGNSSIAGAYMALLSDEYRQEAGKISNSMTYIDFSGSSMFMDEFTSALFLPHTNVEKFPSVKIG, encoded by the coding sequence ATGGGAAAATGTTCTTGTCATCCTGAGATTGAAACAAGTTATATCTGTATGAAACATAATGTTTATCTTTGCGAAGAATGCCTTAAATGCCGCGATCCTGAGCTTTTCTGTAAATTTCGTTCATCATGCCCCATATGGTTTATAGATAAAAAAATGGCAGGCCTGGATGAGGATAAAAAGATTGAAAAAGAGATGTTTAAGGTTATTTTTGAACCTGACAATAAAGAGGTTGAAGTCCCAAAAGGAGCATCCCTTCTTGAAGCAGCTCAAAAAGCTGATGTTCATATTAATGCATCATGCAACGGCAAAGGAGCCTGCGGAAAATGCAAGCTGATTTTAAAGTCAGGCAGTGTGAAAAAGGAACCCACAGCCCTGCTCAGTGATCAGGAAAAGGCAAAAGATTATGTTCTTGCATGTCAGACCTTTGTGCAGGGAGATGTAACAGTAAAAACCCCTGATGAAATTATTGAGAAAAAGCTTAAAGTCGCGGGAATGGGCAAAGAGGCAACTGACAGGTTAAAGGGGCTGGTAAAAAATATAGAACCTATGGTAAAAGAGATTACCCTTGAGCTTGAACCGCCGACAATGGACGATCCTGTCAGTGATCTTGACCGGTTAAACCGGGGCTTGAAAAAAACAGGGTGCGATGTATCAAAGATGAATGTGGGCATTAAAGTAATGCAGGAACTTGCTGCTGCCATGAGAGATGAAAACTGGAAGGTAACAGTATCTGTCATAAGAAAAAAATGCTCCAATGAAATATTAGGCGTTACACCCGGGAACAACAGACCTGCTTCTCTTGGTCTTGCAATAGATGTGGGGACTACCTCTGTTGTTGTGTATCTTGTTAATATGGCAGACGGTTCTGTTATCAGTGCAGCTTCAGGTCATAATAAACAGGCCGCGTGCGGTGATGACGTTATTAACAGGATTATATGCGCTGAAAAAAACGGGCCTGTAAAATTAAGCAAAATGGCTCTTGCAACAATAAACAACCTGATAAGCGAAGCTTTAAGCGGTGCAGATGCTGATGCCGGGCAGATTAAAAATATTGTTATTTCAGGCAATACAACCATGGCACATCTTCTGATGAAAATAGAACCCAGATATATCAGGCGGGAGCCTTATATACCATGTGTTTCAGAATTTCCCATATTAAAAGCCGGTGAAACAGGCATAAAAGCTGACCCTGCTGCTGCTGTTTTTATCATGCCAGGGCCTGCGGGCTATGTTGGAGGCGATATTGTTTCAGGTCTTATTTATGCAGGATTTCACAGGGAAGAACCCCTGACCCTTTTTATTGACGTGGGAACCAATGGAGAGATTGTACTTGGCAACAAGGACTGGCTTATGACAGCCTCATGTTCTGCGGGTCCTGCATTTGAAGGCGGGGGAGTCAGGTGGGGAATGCGTGCTGAAGAAGGGGCTGTTGAAAAGGTGGTTATTGACCCTGAAACCCTTAACCCCAGACTTTCAATTGTAGGTGATGTCAAACCCAGGGGCATATGCGGTTCAGGCATGATAGACCTGATTTCTGAAATGCTTTTAAAAAAGATTATTGAGCCTAACGGAAAATTCAGGCTTGATGCTTCTCATCCCAGGATGAAAAAAGAGAATGATGAACTGTCGTATATTGTAGCTTTTGCAGATGAAACATCCATGGAAGAGGATATTGTTTTTACAGAAACAGATATACACAGCCTGGTATTAAGCAAAGGAGCCATTTACGCAGGCTTTACAGTCCTGCTTAACCAGGCAGGGCTTGATTTTTCAATGGTGGAAAGGGTTATTATCACAGGCGGATTCGGCCAGTTTCTTGATGTTGACAAAGCTGTTAATATCGGTATGCTGCCTGATATTGACAGGAGTAAATTTAAATACCTGGGAAACAGTTCCATAGCAGGAGCCTATATGGCACTTCTGTCAGATGAATACAGGCAGGAAGCAGGGAAAATTTCAAACAGTATGACTTACATTGATTTTTCAGGCAGCAGCATGTTTATGGATGAATTTACCTCTGCCTTATTCCTGCCCCATACAAATGTGGAAAAGTTTCCAAGTGTTAAAATTGGCTGA
- a CDS encoding universal stress protein: MWSFLGLINKNLVIAIPVVMVFGFLYGIAFPAGFLKSLIIPFTFLMVYPMMVTLKIKKVFEGGDLKAQVITQIINFGIVPFVSFGLGILFFKDQPYMALGLLLAGLVPTSGMTISWTGFAKGNVEAAVKMTVIGLTIGSIATPFYVKFLMGAELDVDIAAVMKQIVIIVFIPMAAGYFTQQQLIKKFGMKEFQQRWAPRFPGLSTIGVIGIVFIAIALKAKAVFGSPNILFLILIPLSIIYVFNYILSTFIGKIFLPRGDAIALVYGSVMRNLSIALAIAINTFGPKGSDTALVIAIAYIIQVQSAAWYVKFTDKIYGSAEIKPKPAVPEPEAAGDTIVEKTMVPEIRRILFATDMSQTAGHAVRYACSIGHKYNAEVTVLHVIPDILEEFSSGAGIDLVEHLGEKKWKEFNKNGIDKARETIRKRIAETSRRVLEEIPRCPVAEGSILVEVGNPVNRIVSIAESGNYDLVIMGTHGHGKLEEFMIGSVLAGVIKRCSVPVLTAPLPKQ, from the coding sequence ATGTGGAGCTTTCTTGGTCTTATTAATAAAAATCTGGTTATAGCCATACCTGTTGTCATGGTTTTTGGTTTTCTATACGGCATTGCATTTCCTGCCGGATTTCTCAAGAGCCTTATAATTCCTTTTACCTTTCTCATGGTTTATCCCATGATGGTAACATTGAAAATCAAGAAGGTTTTTGAAGGGGGAGACCTTAAAGCCCAGGTAATTACCCAGATTATCAATTTCGGTATTGTTCCTTTTGTGTCCTTTGGCCTGGGGATTTTATTTTTTAAGGATCAGCCATACATGGCTCTGGGGCTGCTGCTTGCTGGTCTGGTTCCCACAAGCGGCATGACCATATCATGGACAGGTTTTGCAAAAGGCAATGTTGAAGCTGCTGTTAAAATGACGGTCATAGGTTTGACCATAGGTTCAATTGCAACACCTTTTTATGTTAAATTTCTCATGGGTGCGGAACTGGATGTTGATATTGCTGCTGTAATGAAACAGATTGTAATAATTGTATTTATTCCCATGGCAGCAGGATATTTTACCCAGCAGCAGCTCATAAAAAAGTTTGGCATGAAAGAATTTCAGCAGAGATGGGCACCCCGTTTTCCAGGTTTGTCAACAATCGGGGTGATCGGCATAGTATTTATTGCCATTGCCCTTAAAGCAAAGGCTGTTTTCGGGTCTCCAAATATACTTTTTCTTATCCTTATACCTTTATCAATAATCTATGTTTTTAATTATATTTTAAGCACCTTTATCGGAAAGATATTTTTACCCAGGGGCGATGCCATTGCCCTGGTTTACGGCTCTGTTATGCGGAATTTGTCCATTGCTCTTGCCATTGCCATTAATACATTCGGGCCGAAAGGTTCTGATACTGCACTGGTAATTGCCATTGCATATATTATCCAGGTTCAGTCTGCTGCATGGTATGTTAAATTTACAGATAAAATTTACGGGTCTGCTGAAATCAAGCCGAAACCTGCCGTTCCTGAGCCGGAAGCTGCCGGGGATACAATTGTAGAAAAAACAATGGTTCCTGAAATACGCAGGATACTTTTTGCCACCGACATGTCCCAGACAGCAGGCCATGCAGTTCGCTATGCCTGCAGTATCGGCCATAAATACAATGCAGAGGTTACTGTCCTCCATGTTATACCTGATATTCTTGAAGAATTTTCATCAGGAGCAGGCATAGACCTGGTTGAGCATCTGGGGGAGAAGAAATGGAAAGAGTTTAATAAAAACGGGATTGATAAAGCCAGGGAAACCATAAGAAAACGCATTGCAGAAACCTCGCGCAGGGTATTGGAAGAGATCCCCAGATGCCCGGTAGCAGAAGGCAGTATTCTTGTGGAAGTGGGAAACCCGGTAAACAGGATTGTTTCAATTGCTGAGAGCGGAAACTATGATCTTGTTATCATGGGAACACATGGCCACGGCAAGCTCGAGGAATTTATGATCGGAAGCGTATTAGCAGGTGTTATAAAGCGATGTTCTGTGCCTGTACTGACTGCACCTCTTCCAAAACAATAA
- a CDS encoding type II toxin-antitoxin system RelE/ParE family toxin, which yields MLITVVELPEYIKRSERLLDEKERNRLIDYLAAHPDSGKIMQGTGGIRKIRWARKGKGKSGGVRIIYYFHNETMPLFLLTMFGKKEKDNLKKSERNELSVLTKRIVELYKKGVK from the coding sequence ATGCTTATAACAGTAGTAGAATTACCTGAATATATAAAACGTTCTGAACGTCTTTTAGATGAAAAAGAAAGAAACAGGCTTATTGATTATCTTGCTGCTCATCCTGATAGCGGTAAAATTATGCAAGGAACAGGCGGAATACGAAAAATAAGGTGGGCTCGTAAAGGAAAAGGAAAAAGTGGAGGAGTTAGAATTATATACTACTTTCATAATGAAACTATGCCTCTGTTTCTGTTGACCATGTTTGGCAAAAAGGAAAAAGATAATCTTAAAAAATCCGAACGCAATGAACTCTCAGTATTAACTAAGAGAATTGTAGAGTTGTATAAAAAGGGGGTAAAATGA
- a CDS encoding DUF2202 domain-containing protein, with translation MNYIKIIVSVSLLSLIVSGSALAFRGQGKGQQANSAQNGNVCSAASLPYEDISDIESSDMLYMIEEEKLARDVYLAMYEFWNQQVFDKIAQSEQKHMAAISSLLAKYEIDYSLDDTAGIFTNPELQTLYHDLVQSGSSSLAEALRAGAAIEDLDIFDLKSRLEQTDNTDIKTVYENLMKGSENHLRAFVYQLSLLGETYSAQYLSSEEIQAIIDSENERGQYNENKGTGSQNLGKGRKGTCVNL, from the coding sequence ATGAATTACATCAAAATTATCGTGTCTGTTTCATTGCTGTCTTTAATTGTAAGCGGTTCGGCTTTAGCATTCAGAGGCCAGGGAAAGGGGCAGCAGGCTAATTCTGCACAAAATGGGAATGTATGTTCTGCTGCATCCCTGCCCTATGAAGATATCAGCGATATTGAATCCTCTGATATGCTTTATATGATAGAAGAAGAAAAACTGGCAAGAGATGTATATCTTGCAATGTATGAATTCTGGAATCAGCAGGTATTCGATAAAATTGCCCAAAGTGAACAAAAGCATATGGCAGCTATTTCCAGCCTGCTTGCAAAATATGAAATTGATTACTCATTGGATGACACTGCCGGTATTTTTACAAATCCCGAACTTCAAACTCTTTATCATGACCTTGTTCAGTCAGGAAGCAGTTCTCTGGCTGAAGCGCTCAGGGCAGGTGCTGCAATAGAAGATCTGGATATCTTTGATCTCAAATCAAGGCTGGAGCAGACAGATAACACTGACATTAAAACTGTATATGAAAATCTCATGAAAGGTTCAGAAAACCATCTCAGGGCTTTTGTCTATCAACTTTCATTGCTTGGCGAAACTTATTCGGCTCAATATCTTTCATCAGAAGAAATTCAGGCAATAATTGATTCTGAAAATGAGCGGGGACAGTATAATGAAAACAAAGGCACTGGTTCCCAAAACCTTGGAAAAGGCAGAAAAGGAACATGTGTTAATTTATAA
- a CDS encoding DUF2283 domain-containing protein, producing the protein MEALIAKETNNFIGQCVNVASDILRMSAAQVWINYDKEADVLYMSFRKPQRATETVELDDDMLLRKDGEKIVGLTILNASIRSK; encoded by the coding sequence ATGGAAGCGTTAATAGCTAAAGAAACAAATAATTTTATAGGGCAATGCGTTAATGTTGCATCGGATATTCTTAGAATGTCTGCCGCACAGGTATGGATAAATTACGATAAAGAAGCCGATGTGTTATATATGAGTTTCAGAAAACCTCAGCGAGCTACTGAAACGGTGGAATTGGACGATGATATGCTATTAAGAAAAGACGGGGAAAAAATTGTAGGCTTAACAATTCTGAATGCCAGTATTCGTAGCAAATAA
- a CDS encoding hotdog domain-containing protein has protein sequence MEIITHKKINQALCGRPIEVKQGFSTVELTATEQMAADDMGLVHGGFLFGLADYAAMIAVNDPNVVLGASNVKFLKPVKVNDIVTAQARVSFQKGKKYQVDVIIKCKDTQVFEGEFTCFVLDKHVLS, from the coding sequence ATGGAAATTATCACACACAAAAAAATTAATCAGGCACTTTGCGGCAGACCCATTGAAGTAAAGCAGGGCTTCAGTACAGTAGAACTAACTGCAACAGAACAAATGGCAGCAGATGATATGGGACTTGTCCACGGCGGTTTTTTATTCGGACTTGCAGATTATGCAGCCATGATTGCGGTAAATGATCCTAATGTGGTTCTTGGAGCATCAAATGTAAAGTTTTTAAAACCTGTGAAAGTAAATGATATTGTTACAGCCCAGGCCAGAGTATCATTTCAGAAAGGAAAAAAATACCAGGTTGATGTAATAATTAAATGTAAAGATACACAGGTTTTTGAAGGTGAATTTACATGCTTTGTTCTTGATAAACATGTATTATCGTAA
- a CDS encoding YgiT-type zinc finger protein encodes MCGGKLEHHTVLKHPVKGVIRNIPNDVCAQCGEIFLSDESFDIVHSYGCKEKAAA; translated from the coding sequence ATGTGCGGCGGGAAATTAGAGCATCATACTGTTTTAAAGCATCCTGTAAAAGGAGTTATCCGTAATATTCCGAATGATGTATGCGCACAATGCGGAGAGATATTTTTAAGTGATGAAAGTTTTGATATTGTCCATTCTTATGGTTGCAAAGAAAAAGCTGCTGCCTGA
- a CDS encoding sigma-54 interaction domain-containing protein, whose amino-acid sequence MDNHDLDLYWKTVVDTIQEGVMIVNPEGVIISINQAFEEITGYRQDEILGRPCSTLNCSSCELVRNEVSCHWCVMFKRGQLKKQKCSLIRKDGQAVNILKNASVLKDRKGEVIGAVETITDITDLIEKEAQIEIYKKELDSEDRFHGIIGISASMQHMFELIENAAQSDAPVIIYGESGTGKELAARAIHKAGVRKKGPYIKVNCASLNESLLESELFGHVKGAFTGAHRSREGRFEASAGGDIFLDEIGDLPLSTQVKLLRVLEEKVVERVGDQQPIKVDVRIISATNRDLADLIRKGKFREDFFYRINVIPIKIPPLRERLEDIPLLAQSFFNRISLKSSKKIQGISNQALDLLMKYHWPGNVRELKSAFEFAFVSCKSSMISPEHLPGTIVSPGALSMPREEIPDIADIKNSA is encoded by the coding sequence ATGGATAACCATGATCTTGATCTTTACTGGAAAACAGTTGTTGATACAATTCAGGAAGGGGTGATGATAGTCAATCCTGAAGGGGTTATAATCTCAATTAATCAGGCATTTGAAGAAATAACAGGATACAGGCAGGATGAAATTTTGGGCAGGCCCTGTTCAACCCTTAACTGCAGTTCCTGCGAACTGGTCAGAAATGAGGTTTCCTGCCACTGGTGCGTGATGTTTAAGCGGGGACAGTTAAAAAAGCAGAAGTGCAGCCTTATAAGAAAAGACGGGCAGGCTGTTAATATTTTAAAAAACGCTTCTGTGTTAAAAGACCGTAAAGGGGAAGTCATAGGTGCTGTTGAAACCATCACAGATATAACAGACCTTATTGAAAAAGAAGCACAGATTGAAATATATAAAAAAGAACTGGATTCAGAAGATCGGTTTCACGGGATTATCGGGATTTCAGCATCAATGCAGCACATGTTTGAACTAATAGAAAATGCAGCACAATCTGATGCACCTGTTATTATATACGGCGAAAGCGGGACAGGAAAGGAGCTTGCAGCCAGGGCAATACATAAAGCAGGGGTGCGGAAAAAAGGCCCTTATATAAAAGTCAACTGCGCTTCCTTAAATGAATCCCTCCTGGAAAGCGAGCTTTTCGGCCATGTTAAAGGCGCATTTACAGGAGCGCACCGCAGCAGGGAAGGAAGGTTTGAGGCAAGTGCAGGAGGGGATATTTTTCTTGATGAAATAGGCGATCTGCCCCTGTCAACCCAGGTCAAGCTTTTAAGGGTTCTGGAAGAAAAGGTTGTTGAACGCGTTGGAGATCAGCAGCCCATAAAAGTTGATGTGCGCATCATATCTGCAACAAACAGGGATTTGGCTGATCTTATACGAAAGGGAAAATTCCGTGAGGATTTTTTTTACCGCATTAATGTAATCCCCATAAAAATACCGCCTCTCAGGGAAAGACTTGAAGACATTCCCCTGCTGGCACAGTCTTTTTTTAACCGCATAAGCCTGAAAAGCAGCAAGAAGATCCAGGGTATTTCAAACCAGGCACTTGATCTTTTAATGAAGTATCACTGGCCCGGCAATGTAAGGGAGCTTAAAAGTGCATTTGAATTTGCATTTGTTTCCTGTAAAAGTTCAATGATTTCCCCTGAACATCTGCCGGGCACCATAGTCTCCCCCGGAGCCTTGTCAATGCCTAGGGAAGAAATTCCTGATATAGCGGATATAAAAAACAGCGCCTGA